The following proteins are encoded in a genomic region of Cellulomonas sp. ES6:
- the infA gene encoding translation initiation factor IF-1, which yields MAKKDGVIEIEGSVIEALPNAMFRVELTNGHKVLAHISGKMRQHYIRILPEDRVVVELSPYDLSRGRIVYRYK from the coding sequence ATGGCGAAGAAGGACGGTGTCATCGAGATCGAGGGCAGCGTGATCGAGGCTCTGCCGAACGCGATGTTCCGCGTGGAGCTGACCAACGGTCACAAGGTGCTCGCCCACATCTCGGGCAAGATGCGCCAGCACTACATCCGGATCCTCCCGGAGGACCGGGTGGTGGTCGAGCTGAGCCCGTACGACCTGTCCCGCGGGCGCATCGTCTACCGCTACAAGTAA
- the rpmJ gene encoding 50S ribosomal protein L36, with amino-acid sequence MKVKPSVKKICDKCKVIRRHGRVQVICENLRHKQRQG; translated from the coding sequence ATGAAGGTCAAGCCCAGCGTCAAGAAGATCTGCGACAAGTGCAAGGTGATCCGCCGGCACGGTCGCGTCCAGGTGATCTGCGAGAACCTGCGCCACAAGCAGCGCCAGGGCTGA
- the rpsM gene encoding 30S ribosomal protein S13 → MARLVGVDLPREKRLEIALTYIYGVGRTRAQQTLAATGISPDVRVKDLDDAQLVTLRDYLEGNFKLEGDLRREVAADIRRKVEIGSYEGLRHRRGLPVRGQRTKTNARTRKGPKRTVAGKKKAGRK, encoded by the coding sequence ATGGCACGTCTTGTCGGCGTCGACCTCCCCCGCGAGAAGCGGCTCGAGATCGCGCTCACCTACATCTACGGGGTCGGCCGGACCCGCGCGCAGCAGACGCTGGCGGCGACCGGTATCAGCCCTGACGTCCGCGTCAAGGACCTCGACGACGCCCAGCTCGTCACCCTCCGCGACTACCTCGAGGGCAACTTCAAGCTCGAGGGTGACCTGCGCCGCGAGGTCGCCGCGGACATCCGCCGCAAGGTCGAGATCGGCAGCTACGAGGGTCTGCGTCACCGCCGCGGGCTCCCGGTGCGTGGTCAGCGCACCAAGACCAACGCGCGTACCCGCAAGGGCCCGAAGCGCACCGTCGCCGGCAAGAAGAAGGCCGGCCGGAAGTAA
- the rpsK gene encoding 30S ribosomal protein S11: MPPKTRSAVRKPRRKEKKNVSHGQAHIKSTFNNTIVSITDPSGAVISWASGGDVGFKGSRKSTPYAAGMAAEAAARKAQEHGMKKVDVFVKGPGSGRETAIRSLQSAGLEVGSIQDVTPQAHNGCRPPKRRRV, from the coding sequence ATGCCTCCCAAGACCCGCAGTGCCGTGCGCAAGCCGCGCCGCAAGGAGAAGAAGAACGTCTCCCACGGCCAGGCGCACATCAAGAGCACCTTCAACAACACCATCGTCTCCATCACCGACCCGTCCGGCGCGGTGATCTCCTGGGCCTCCGGCGGCGACGTCGGCTTCAAGGGCTCGCGCAAGTCGACGCCGTACGCCGCGGGCATGGCCGCCGAGGCCGCCGCGCGCAAGGCGCAGGAGCACGGCATGAAGAAGGTCGACGTCTTCGTCAAGGGCCCCGGCTCGGGCCGCGAGACCGCGATCCGGTCCCTGCAGTCCGCCGGCCTCGAGGTCGGCTCGATCCAGGACGTGACGCCGCAGGCGCACAACGGCTGCCGCCCGCCGAAGCGCCGCCGCGTCTGA
- a CDS encoding DNA-directed RNA polymerase subunit alpha, protein MLIAQRPTLTEEVISEYRSRFSIEPLEPGFGYTLGNSLRRTLLSSIPGAAVTSIRIDGVLHEFSTVPGVKEDVTEIILNIKNLVVSSENDEPVVMYLRKQGAGEVTAADIVPPAGVEVHNPDLHLATLNEKGKLEIELTVERGRGYVSANQNKSYEAEIGRIPVDSIYSPVLKVTYKVEATRVEQRTDFDKLVVDVETKPAISPRDALASAGKTLVELFGLARELNVEAEGIEIGPSPTDAALAADLALPIEDLQLTIRSYNCLKREGIHTVGELVARSEADLLDIRNFGAKSITEVKEKLAELNLSLKDSPLDFDPSAAAYYDGDEGDFTEDEQY, encoded by the coding sequence GTGCTCATCGCACAGCGCCCCACCCTGACCGAAGAGGTCATCTCGGAGTACCGCTCGCGGTTCTCCATCGAGCCGCTCGAGCCGGGCTTCGGCTACACGCTCGGCAACTCCCTGCGCCGCACGCTGCTGTCGTCCATCCCGGGCGCCGCGGTGACGAGCATCCGGATCGACGGCGTGCTGCACGAGTTCAGCACCGTCCCGGGCGTCAAGGAGGATGTCACCGAGATCATCCTCAACATCAAGAACCTCGTCGTGTCCTCCGAGAACGACGAGCCGGTCGTGATGTACCTGCGCAAGCAGGGTGCCGGTGAGGTCACCGCGGCGGACATCGTCCCGCCGGCGGGTGTCGAGGTGCACAACCCCGACCTGCACCTGGCCACGCTGAACGAGAAGGGCAAGCTCGAGATCGAGCTGACCGTCGAGCGCGGTCGCGGCTACGTGTCGGCGAACCAGAACAAGTCGTACGAGGCGGAGATCGGCCGGATCCCGGTCGACTCGATCTACTCGCCGGTCCTCAAGGTGACCTACAAGGTCGAGGCCACGCGTGTCGAGCAGCGCACCGACTTCGACAAGCTCGTCGTGGACGTCGAGACCAAGCCGGCGATCTCGCCGCGGGACGCGCTGGCCTCGGCCGGCAAGACCCTGGTCGAGCTGTTCGGCCTCGCCCGCGAGCTGAACGTCGAGGCCGAGGGCATCGAGATCGGCCCGTCGCCGACGGACGCGGCGCTGGCCGCGGACCTGGCGCTGCCGATCGAGGACCTGCAGCTGACCATCCGGTCGTACAACTGCCTCAAGCGCGAGGGCATCCACACGGTGGGCGAGCTCGTGGCGCGGTCGGAGGCCGACCTGCTCGACATCCGCAACTTCGGTGCGAAGTCGATCACCGAGGTCAAGGAGAAGCTGGCCGAGCTGAACCTGTCCCTCAAGGACAGCCCGCTCGACTTCGACCCGAGCGCCGCCGCGTACTACGACGGCGACGAGGGCGACTTCACCGAGGACGAGCAGTACTGA
- the rplQ gene encoding 50S ribosomal protein L17 has translation MPTPTKGPRLGGGPAHERLILANLATSLFEHKRITTTEAKAKRLRPLAERLVTFAKRGDLHARRRVMTVVKDKSVVHELFVEIAPQMAERQGGYTRITKIGPRKGDNAPMAVIELVLEPVSPKQAVVREATKAAAKAAPKAEEPKAEETVEDTTEAPAEEVTEAPAEETTDEADKA, from the coding sequence ATGCCCACGCCCACCAAGGGTCCCCGGCTCGGTGGCGGCCCGGCGCACGAGCGGCTGATCCTGGCCAACCTGGCCACGTCGCTGTTCGAGCACAAGCGCATCACGACCACCGAGGCCAAGGCCAAGCGCCTGCGCCCGCTGGCCGAGCGCCTCGTCACCTTCGCGAAGCGCGGCGACCTGCACGCCCGCCGGCGCGTCATGACCGTCGTCAAGGACAAGTCGGTCGTGCACGAGCTGTTCGTGGAGATCGCCCCGCAGATGGCCGAGCGCCAGGGCGGCTACACGCGCATCACGAAGATCGGCCCCCGCAAGGGCGACAACGCCCCCATGGCCGTGATCGAGCTCGTGCTGGAGCCCGTCTCGCCGAAGCAGGCCGTCGTCCGCGAGGCCACGAAGGCCGCCGCGAAGGCCGCGCCGAAGGCGGAGGAGCCGAAGGCCGAGGAGACCGTCGAGGACACCACCGAGGCTCCGGCCGAGGAGGTCACCGAGGCTCCCGCCGAGGAGACGACGGACGAGGCCGACAAGGCCTGA
- a CDS encoding alpha/beta hydrolase, with protein MTVPVVLVHGLRTSRTMWRVQVEALQAYGCPVVAVDLPGHGTRRGEAFTLDGAVQTVADAVDGLGGRALVVGLSLGGYTAIAHAARHPGQVAGLVAAACSTRPLVALVGAWALLARGIARLPDAGEGLNQGLVSRVLPVEAARDAAAGGFALEVMDDVLREMRAATPVADLARVEAPVWLVNGRFDHFRGEERRFLRACREGRLVVIPGATHLVSLTAPVPFTRAVLDAVDVVAARGSGSAAAPL; from the coding sequence ATGACGGTCCCCGTGGTGCTGGTGCACGGCCTGCGCACGTCGCGCACCATGTGGCGGGTGCAGGTCGAGGCGCTGCAGGCGTACGGCTGCCCGGTGGTCGCGGTGGACCTGCCGGGGCACGGGACGCGCCGGGGCGAGGCGTTCACGCTCGACGGCGCGGTGCAGACCGTCGCGGACGCGGTGGACGGGCTGGGCGGGCGCGCGCTGGTGGTGGGGCTGTCGCTCGGCGGCTACACGGCGATCGCGCACGCGGCGCGGCACCCCGGCCAGGTGGCGGGCCTCGTCGCGGCGGCGTGCTCGACCCGGCCGCTGGTGGCGCTGGTGGGCGCGTGGGCGCTGCTCGCCCGGGGCATCGCGCGGCTGCCCGACGCGGGCGAGGGGCTGAACCAGGGCCTGGTGAGCCGGGTGCTGCCGGTGGAGGCCGCCCGGGACGCCGCGGCGGGCGGGTTCGCGCTGGAGGTCATGGACGACGTGCTGCGCGAGATGCGCGCGGCGACGCCGGTGGCGGACCTGGCGCGCGTCGAGGCGCCCGTGTGGCTGGTGAACGGGCGGTTCGACCACTTCCGCGGGGAGGAGCGGCGGTTCCTGCGGGCGTGCCGCGAGGGGCGGCTGGTGGTGATCCCCGGCGCGACGCACCTGGTGTCGCTGACGGCGCCGGTGCCGTTCACGCGCGCGGTCCTGGACGCGGTCGACGTCGTGGCGGCGCGCGGGTCGGGGAGCGCGGCCGCGCCGCTGTGA